A stretch of Balaenoptera ricei isolate mBalRic1 chromosome 9, mBalRic1.hap2, whole genome shotgun sequence DNA encodes these proteins:
- the RHEB gene encoding GTP-binding protein Rheb isoform X4, producing MPQSKSRKIAILGYRSVGDTGSSPGLGRSHMPRNNWAREPQLLSLRVWSLCSATREAATVRGPRTAMKSGLRLPQLEKALAQKRRPNTAIRKSSLTIQFVEGQFVDSYDPTIENTFTKLITVNGQEYHLQLVDTAGQDYKIEECRFDLLDSNCQRMNIPSFLRHTP from the exons ATGCCGCAGTCCAAGTCCCGGAAGATCGCGATCCTGGGCTACCGGTCTGTGG gggacacgggttcgagccctggtctgggaaggtcccacatgccgcggaacaactgggctcgtgagccacaactgctgagcctgcgcgtctggagcctgtgctccgcaacaagagaggccgcgacagtgagaggcccgcgcaccgcgatgaagagtggcctccgcttgccgcaactagagaaagccctcgcacagaaacgaagacccaacacagccataa GGAAATCCTCATTGACGATTCAGTTTGTCGAAGGCCAATTTGTTGATTCCTACGATCCAACCATAGAAAACA CTTTCACAAAATTGATCACAGTAAATGGACAAGAATATCATCTTCAACTTGTAGATACAGCTGGGCAG GATTACAAGATTGAAGAGTGTCGATTTGATTTGCTAGACAGTAACTGCCAAAG
- the RHEB gene encoding GTP-binding protein Rheb isoform X5 produces the protein MPQSKSRKIAILGYRSVGDTGSSPGLGRSHMPRNNWAREPQLLSLRVWSLCSATREAATVRGPRTAMKSGLRLPQLEKALAQKRRPNTAIRKSSLTIQFVEGQFVDSYDPTIENTFTKLITVNGQEYHLQLVDTAGQDYKIEECRFDLLDSNCQSG, from the exons ATGCCGCAGTCCAAGTCCCGGAAGATCGCGATCCTGGGCTACCGGTCTGTGG gggacacgggttcgagccctggtctgggaaggtcccacatgccgcggaacaactgggctcgtgagccacaactgctgagcctgcgcgtctggagcctgtgctccgcaacaagagaggccgcgacagtgagaggcccgcgcaccgcgatgaagagtggcctccgcttgccgcaactagagaaagccctcgcacagaaacgaagacccaacacagccataa GGAAATCCTCATTGACGATTCAGTTTGTCGAAGGCCAATTTGTTGATTCCTACGATCCAACCATAGAAAACA CTTTCACAAAATTGATCACAGTAAATGGACAAGAATATCATCTTCAACTTGTAGATACAGCTGGGCAG GATTACAAGATTGAAGAGTGTCGATTTGATTTGCTAGACAGTAACTGCCAAAG